The [Pseudomonas] carboxydohydrogena genome includes a window with the following:
- a CDS encoding TRAP transporter substrate-binding protein has translation MRKFIVAAASIAAAFMAGPVNAQTPPIVIKFSHVVAPETPKGKGAEKFKELAEKYTSGKVKVEVYPNSQLYKDKEEVEALQLGAVQMLAPSLAKFGPLGVREFEVFDIPYIMPDKAALNRVTHGEVGKKLLAKLEPKGIKGLAFWDNGFKIMSANKPLHKPEDFRGLKMRIQSSKVLEAQMRALGSIPQVMAFSEVYQALQTGVVDGTENPPSNMYTQKMNEVQKHATLSNHGYLGYAVIVNKKFWDGLPEDVRGQLEKAMADATTYANDIAQKENDDALAAMQKAGTTTFYKLTPEEVAAWRKVLDPVADEVGNRVGKDLIAEFRKEAASSGK, from the coding sequence ATGAGGAAATTTATTGTCGCCGCAGCTTCGATTGCCGCCGCCTTCATGGCCGGGCCGGTCAATGCGCAGACGCCGCCGATCGTCATCAAGTTCAGTCACGTCGTCGCTCCCGAAACTCCGAAGGGCAAGGGTGCGGAGAAATTCAAGGAGCTTGCCGAGAAATACACCAGCGGCAAGGTCAAGGTCGAAGTCTATCCGAACTCGCAACTCTACAAGGACAAGGAAGAGGTCGAGGCGCTGCAACTCGGCGCGGTGCAGATGCTGGCGCCCTCGCTGGCGAAATTCGGCCCCCTTGGCGTGAGGGAGTTCGAGGTTTTCGATATTCCCTACATCATGCCGGACAAGGCTGCGCTCAATCGCGTCACGCATGGCGAGGTCGGCAAGAAGCTGCTCGCGAAGCTCGAGCCCAAGGGCATCAAGGGACTGGCCTTCTGGGACAACGGCTTCAAGATCATGAGCGCCAACAAGCCGCTTCACAAGCCGGAGGATTTTCGCGGCCTGAAGATGCGTATCCAGTCCTCGAAGGTGCTCGAGGCGCAGATGCGCGCGCTGGGTTCGATCCCGCAGGTGATGGCGTTCTCGGAAGTCTATCAGGCGTTGCAGACCGGCGTTGTGGACGGCACCGAAAATCCGCCGTCGAACATGTACACCCAGAAGATGAACGAGGTGCAGAAGCACGCCACGCTCTCGAACCATGGCTATCTCGGCTACGCCGTGATCGTGAACAAGAAGTTCTGGGATGGACTGCCGGAGGATGTTCGCGGCCAGCTTGAGAAGGCGATGGCGGACGCCACCACCTACGCCAACGACATCGCCCAGAAGGAAAACGACGACGCACTCGCGGCGATGCAGAAGGCCGGTACCACCACCTTCTACAAGCTGACGCCGGAAGAAGTCGCCGCCTGGCGCAAGGTGCTCGATCCGGTCGCTGACGAAGTCGGCAACCGTGTCGGCAAGGACCTGATCGCCGAGTTCCGCAAGGAAGCGGCCTCATCTGGAAAATGA
- a CDS encoding TRAP transporter small permease, with the protein MGLFLRILDRLEEILITFLIAAATVIIFIAVVHRYGSGVSFLYPYLYQIHMSWAQELCIYMFVWMAKFGAAYGVRTGIHVGVDVLVLKLPPASRKATILFGLLCGALFTGVIGTMGAKFVYGLSLTDQTTPDLEWPSWFVYLCVPLGSYLMCFRFLQVAFAYWRTGELPHHDHSHVEGIEVDDAVGPTPEGQR; encoded by the coding sequence GTGGGGCTATTTTTGCGAATCCTCGATCGCCTCGAGGAAATTCTGATCACCTTCCTGATAGCGGCGGCTACCGTGATAATTTTTATCGCGGTCGTGCATCGTTATGGCTCGGGCGTCTCGTTCCTCTATCCGTATCTGTATCAGATCCACATGTCCTGGGCGCAGGAGCTGTGCATCTACATGTTCGTGTGGATGGCGAAGTTCGGCGCCGCCTACGGCGTGCGCACCGGCATTCACGTCGGCGTCGACGTGCTGGTTCTCAAGCTGCCGCCGGCCTCGCGCAAGGCCACGATCCTTTTCGGGCTGCTGTGCGGCGCGCTGTTCACCGGCGTGATCGGCACGATGGGCGCGAAGTTCGTCTATGGCCTCAGCCTGACAGATCAAACCACGCCGGATCTCGAATGGCCGAGCTGGTTTGTCTATTTGTGCGTTCCGCTCGGCTCCTACCTGATGTGCTTCCGCTTCCTGCAAGTCGCCTTTGCCTATTGGCGGACCGGAGAACTGCCGCATCACGATCATTCGCATGTCGAGGGAATCGAAGTCGATGATGCGGTTGGCCCAACGCCGGAGGGTCAGCGATGA
- a CDS encoding TRAP transporter large permease — translation MSTLFIFLLLIALMLTGMPISIALGLTVLTFLFVMTTVPIESVALKLFTGIENFEIMAIPFFILAGNFLTHGGVARRMIRFATSMVGHWYGGLGLAGVMACALFAAISGSSPATVIAIGSILLPAMVEQGYPKRFGAGVITTSGALGILIPPSIVMVIYSVATGGSVALGPNGERVLSASVGQLFMAGVIPGLMLATLLGVTTFYRAWKNDYPRLSRADWAERIKTFRECIWGLLLIVIVLGGIYAGWFTPTEAAAMSAVYAFVIAVFVYKDMTLKDVPRVLLGSANMSAMILYIITNAVLFSFLMTSEQIPQQLTSWIIGNGVNWVTFLIFVNVLLLLAGNVMEASSIVLITAPLLFPIAVKLGIHPVHLGILMVVNMEVGMCHPPVGLNLYVASGIAKMGITELTIAVWPWLLTMLMFLVAVTFIPEISLWLPRMLGML, via the coding sequence ATGAGCACGCTTTTCATCTTCCTTCTTCTTATCGCGTTGATGCTGACCGGTATGCCGATTTCGATCGCGCTCGGTCTTACCGTGCTGACGTTCCTGTTCGTCATGACGACGGTGCCGATCGAGTCGGTGGCGCTGAAGCTGTTCACCGGCATCGAGAATTTCGAGATTATGGCGATCCCGTTCTTCATTCTCGCGGGCAATTTCCTCACCCATGGCGGCGTCGCCAGACGCATGATCAGATTCGCGACCTCGATGGTCGGCCATTGGTATGGCGGCCTCGGGCTCGCGGGCGTCATGGCGTGCGCGCTGTTCGCGGCGATCTCCGGCTCGTCGCCGGCGACCGTGATCGCGATCGGCTCGATCCTGCTGCCGGCGATGGTGGAGCAGGGTTATCCGAAGCGCTTCGGCGCCGGCGTCATCACGACCTCCGGCGCGCTCGGCATCCTGATCCCGCCTTCGATCGTGATGGTGATCTATTCGGTCGCGACCGGCGGCAGCGTCGCTCTTGGGCCGAACGGCGAGCGCGTGCTGTCGGCGTCGGTCGGCCAGTTGTTCATGGCGGGCGTCATCCCCGGATTGATGCTGGCGACCCTGCTCGGCGTGACGACATTCTATCGGGCCTGGAAGAACGATTACCCGCGCCTTTCCCGCGCCGATTGGGCCGAGCGCATCAAGACCTTCCGCGAATGCATCTGGGGGCTTTTGCTGATCGTCATCGTGCTCGGCGGCATCTATGCCGGGTGGTTCACGCCGACCGAGGCGGCGGCGATGAGCGCGGTCTATGCCTTCGTCATCGCGGTGTTCGTCTACAAGGACATGACGCTGAAGGACGTGCCGCGCGTGCTGCTCGGCTCCGCCAACATGAGCGCGATGATCCTCTACATCATCACCAACGCGGTGCTGTTCTCGTTCCTGATGACAAGCGAGCAGATTCCGCAGCAGTTGACGTCCTGGATCATCGGCAACGGCGTGAACTGGGTGACGTTCCTGATCTTCGTCAACGTGCTGCTGCTGCTCGCGGGCAACGTCATGGAGGCGAGCTCCATCGTTCTCATCACCGCGCCGCTGCTGTTTCCGATCGCGGTAAAGCTCGGCATCCATCCGGTGCATCTCGGCATCCTGATGGTGGTGAACATGGAAGTGGGCATGTGTCACCCGCCGGTCGGCCTCAACCTCTATGTCGCTTCGGGCATCGCCAAGATGGGCATCACCGAACTGACCATCGCGGTGTGGCCGTGGCTGCTGACGATGCTGATGTTCCTCGTGGCGGTGACCTTCATTCCGGAAATCTCGCTGTGGCTGCCGCGGATGCTCGGGATGCTCTAG
- a CDS encoding SLOG family protein, whose amino-acid sequence MTTIIVCGGRWYGRVPLDCTPELRQAHAARAAKQAFFMRETLDHLRRDRGVRKVISGGAPGADTIAHQWAISKTIASVVMRAEWKKFGRAAEPIRNKRMLEEGKPDFVIAFFGGDGTADMIQQARFAGVEVIDYRERCP is encoded by the coding sequence ATGACAACGATCATCGTATGCGGCGGCCGTTGGTACGGCCGCGTACCGCTCGACTGCACGCCCGAACTGCGGCAGGCGCACGCCGCGCGCGCCGCGAAGCAGGCGTTCTTCATGCGGGAAACGCTCGATCACCTTCGGCGCGACCGCGGCGTGCGGAAGGTCATATCCGGCGGGGCGCCCGGCGCCGACACGATCGCGCACCAATGGGCGATCAGCAAAACCATCGCATCCGTCGTCATGCGTGCGGAATGGAAGAAGTTTGGCCGGGCGGCCGAGCCTATCCGGAACAAGCGCATGCTGGAAGAAGGCAAGCCCGATTTCGTGATCGCATTCTTTGGCGGCGACGGCACCGCCGACATGATCCAGCAGGCCCGCTTCGCAGGCGTCGAAGTGATCGACTATCGGGAGCGCTGTCCGTGA
- a CDS encoding DUF4160 domain-containing protein, which yields MGKLHQIGNIIIRVYANDHLPPHFHAIGPDDAALIEIETLAVLAGSLQGAARRKVMAWAEANIEAIRAEWNRTNPRFPL from the coding sequence ATGGGCAAGCTTCACCAGATCGGCAACATCATTATCCGGGTGTATGCCAATGACCATCTGCCCCCGCACTTTCATGCTATCGGCCCGGACGATGCTGCACTGATCGAAATCGAGACGCTGGCCGTCTTGGCCGGATCGCTCCAAGGCGCAGCGCGCCGGAAGGTCATGGCGTGGGCGGAAGCCAATATCGAAGCGATCCGCGCCGAATGGAACCGAACCAATCCGCGCTTTCCACTGTGA
- a CDS encoding terminase small subunit: MVLSTREKSKEAKSKPEKAGSPLQHLRLGLSDAAALIGKSETHVLTLVKEGFLHRVGRGKYKPQDVAQAALKFRESDDRRSSQTEERKRLEAARARGEELRIAREENRLVEMEEVEAVFADILGTFRSELSGLPAASTRDLQVRSEIEKHLNGAVDRCRERFEKASDALRSGREVSLDAEEADA, from the coding sequence TTGGTTTTGTCGACCCGCGAAAAATCGAAAGAGGCAAAATCGAAGCCGGAAAAGGCAGGATCGCCGCTTCAACACCTGCGTTTGGGGCTTTCAGACGCCGCTGCGCTAATCGGCAAAAGCGAAACTCACGTGCTGACGCTAGTGAAGGAAGGCTTCCTGCATCGTGTCGGCCGCGGGAAGTACAAGCCGCAGGACGTTGCGCAAGCGGCGCTGAAATTCCGCGAGAGCGATGATCGAAGATCCTCGCAAACGGAAGAACGGAAGCGGCTTGAGGCCGCAAGGGCGCGCGGCGAGGAATTGCGGATTGCCCGCGAGGAAAACCGGCTCGTTGAAATGGAAGAGGTCGAGGCGGTGTTTGCCGACATCCTCGGAACCTTCCGCTCCGAGCTCTCGGGCCTGCCGGCGGCGTCCACCCGCGACCTGCAGGTTCGATCGGAAATCGAAAAGCACCTGAATGGCGCAGTTGATAGATGCCGCGAACGCTTCGAGAAGGCGAGCGACGCTCTTCGAAGTGGCCGCGAAGTCAGCTTGGACGCCGAAGAGGCAGACGCCTAG
- a CDS encoding phage terminase large subunit family protein — protein sequence MAQLIDAANASRRRATLFEVAAKSAWTPKRQTPSHWGRHNRVYGPGTGVPGQRNPSLTPYAVPFADQFGTDPKYRLVVFVTAAQSGKTESFLDIIGERLDNRPAPMLYVGPSKEFVTDQFEPRLVELFRQSKSLLPKVLGGIDGKRQKKTLMNRCR from the coding sequence ATGGCGCAGTTGATAGATGCCGCGAACGCTTCGAGAAGGCGAGCGACGCTCTTCGAAGTGGCCGCGAAGTCAGCTTGGACGCCGAAGAGGCAGACGCCTAGCCATTGGGGTAGGCATAACCGGGTTTATGGGCCGGGGACTGGTGTCCCCGGACAGCGCAATCCATCGCTGACCCCGTACGCGGTCCCGTTCGCGGACCAGTTCGGGACCGATCCGAAATATCGCCTGGTTGTGTTTGTGACCGCGGCGCAGAGCGGAAAGACAGAAAGCTTCCTCGACATCATCGGGGAGCGATTGGACAACCGCCCGGCGCCGATGCTGTACGTCGGCCCGTCGAAGGAGTTTGTGACCGACCAGTTCGAGCCAAGACTGGTTGAGCTCTTCAGGCAGTCGAAGTCGCTGTTGCCGAAAGTTCTCGGCGGCATCGATGGCAAGCGTCAGAAGAAAACGCTCATGAACCGCTGTCGATGA
- a CDS encoding tetratricopeptide repeat protein: protein MDDAERGFSEFLRSEPKHFGALNLHSVTLLQLGEFAEAEKQLRQAIAVDDRSDQTFYNHGIALKSLKRPIEAVEAFTRAIELNPAVAETWNNRGTAFNDLKQYRAAVADFDRAIALSPGYAGAFFNKGNSLRLAGDQHAALAAFHRAVQIQPGFGEAWQEIAFLLGSNGDHTGALAACERAIAANPELRFARALRFLSSANLCDWTRYVADTEDVLANLETDKPDVRMPSVYLTLPASAEQQQRAATSFFEGFIDSGS from the coding sequence TTGGATGACGCCGAGCGCGGGTTTTCCGAATTTCTGCGCAGCGAGCCGAAGCACTTCGGCGCACTCAATCTCCATTCGGTTACGCTCCTTCAGCTCGGAGAATTCGCCGAAGCTGAAAAGCAGCTACGACAAGCGATCGCCGTCGACGACCGGTCAGATCAGACGTTCTATAACCACGGTATCGCTCTGAAGAGCCTGAAGAGGCCCATCGAGGCCGTCGAAGCCTTCACACGGGCTATCGAACTAAACCCTGCGGTAGCCGAGACGTGGAATAACCGCGGAACAGCCTTCAACGATCTGAAGCAATATCGGGCGGCGGTCGCGGACTTTGACCGCGCGATCGCCCTATCGCCAGGCTACGCCGGCGCCTTCTTCAACAAGGGCAATTCGTTGAGGCTGGCTGGCGATCAGCATGCAGCGCTTGCTGCATTTCACCGTGCTGTTCAAATCCAACCGGGCTTCGGTGAGGCGTGGCAGGAAATCGCCTTTCTACTCGGCAGCAATGGCGATCACACCGGGGCGCTCGCGGCATGCGAACGAGCCATCGCGGCAAATCCTGAATTGAGGTTCGCGAGGGCGCTGCGCTTTCTTTCAAGCGCCAACCTTTGCGATTGGACAAGATACGTGGCCGACACCGAAGACGTTCTCGCCAATCTCGAGACAGACAAGCCAGATGTCAGGATGCCGTCGGTCTATCTCACGCTCCCTGCTTCCGCCGAGCAGCAGCAGCGGGCCGCTACTAGCTTTTTCGAAGGCTTCATCGACAGCGGTTCATGA
- a CDS encoding DUF2778 domain-containing protein produces the protein MKSRPRRPVPPRAPEREVRTRKAIRQTFVGGILLAGGGLSCLWILNASLGKAALPAQSIPPFDLATTVPAPTAFPKQYAALLDATSPLGPATSFSRPIAFEERWSGIAFEDRWAAVAPEPAPKQARVDVATTATVTPPDDIAQDVAAAVPLPLPRPSVEIAKNGPSRQDAAQENREVALAEPAKQPSIFERLFGKLRPANTTLAYASPDGGIFSNGTSRIGGRYDPHTAVYDISARTVYMPDGTKLEAHSGLGSRLDDPRFVNERMRGATPPATYELKLRESLFHGVEAIRLTPVDSNVYGRTGLLAHTYMLGPNGDSNGCVSFRNYNAFLQAYKKQQVKKLVVVAHLDT, from the coding sequence ATGAAGTCACGCCCACGCAGGCCTGTACCTCCGCGCGCGCCTGAGCGCGAGGTGCGTACCCGCAAGGCGATCCGGCAGACCTTCGTTGGCGGCATCCTGCTGGCCGGTGGCGGGCTGTCCTGCCTCTGGATTCTGAACGCGAGTCTCGGCAAGGCGGCCCTTCCGGCCCAATCGATTCCTCCGTTCGATCTCGCGACCACCGTTCCCGCCCCGACCGCTTTTCCAAAACAATACGCCGCCCTGCTGGATGCCACCTCGCCGCTTGGCCCGGCGACGTCCTTCAGCCGTCCGATCGCGTTCGAGGAACGCTGGTCCGGGATCGCGTTCGAGGATCGCTGGGCGGCGGTTGCGCCTGAGCCCGCTCCCAAGCAGGCCAGGGTCGATGTGGCCACGACCGCGACTGTGACGCCGCCGGATGATATCGCGCAGGACGTGGCCGCGGCCGTGCCGCTGCCGCTGCCGCGTCCGTCCGTCGAGATCGCGAAGAACGGCCCCTCGCGCCAGGATGCGGCGCAGGAAAACAGGGAGGTCGCGCTCGCCGAGCCCGCCAAGCAGCCGTCGATCTTCGAGCGCCTGTTCGGCAAGCTGCGCCCGGCCAACACCACGCTGGCCTATGCCTCCCCGGATGGCGGCATCTTCAGCAACGGCACGAGCCGCATCGGCGGCCGCTACGACCCCCATACCGCCGTCTACGACATTTCGGCGCGCACCGTTTACATGCCGGACGGCACCAAGCTCGAGGCGCATTCCGGTCTCGGCAGCCGGCTCGACGATCCGCGCTTCGTCAACGAGCGGATGCGGGGCGCGACGCCGCCCGCGACCTATGAACTGAAGCTGCGCGAATCCCTGTTCCACGGCGTCGAGGCGATCCGTCTGACCCCGGTGGATAGTAACGTTTACGGCCGCACCGGACTTCTCGCACATACCTACATGCTGGGCCCGAACGGCGATTCCAACGGCTGCGTCTCGTTCAGGAACTACAACGCCTTCCTTCAGGCCTACAAGAAGCAGCAAGTGAAGAAGCTCGTCGTGGTTGCCCACCTCGACACGTAA
- a CDS encoding MFS transporter, translating into MEFDSPRDILRHRPFQFFFVTRSFSRFAAQISTVAIGWQIYDLTGSALYLGLAGLTQFLPTAILVFVAGHVADRYDRRRVLQACQSVEGLTAVALALGNFLGILTVPWIFAALAVLGTATAFESPATAAILPAVAPPGRLQQATALSTAGNQMATIVGPALGGFVYAISPGVPYALMTVLWFLASVMTRAIHFERPAVPKEMPTLGALFGGVRFVRDNPTILGVISLDLFAVLFGGATALLPIYARDILQTGPWGLGLLRAGPAVGALAMTVVLAHLSINRRVGLRMFQAVIAFGVATIIFALSTNLWLSLLALAAMGAVDTVSVVIRFSLVQLSTPDDMRGRVGAVNYLFVNASNQLGEFESGVVAAWLGAVPAALLGGIATILIALTWMRLFPALRKVERLE; encoded by the coding sequence ATGGAATTCGATTCTCCGCGCGACATCCTGCGCCATCGTCCATTTCAGTTCTTCTTCGTGACGCGGAGCTTTTCCCGCTTCGCAGCCCAGATTTCGACGGTCGCGATCGGCTGGCAGATCTACGATCTGACCGGCAGCGCGCTTTATCTCGGCCTTGCCGGACTCACGCAATTCCTGCCGACAGCAATTCTGGTGTTCGTGGCGGGCCATGTCGCGGACCGTTACGACCGCCGCCGGGTCCTGCAAGCCTGCCAGAGCGTGGAAGGGCTGACGGCGGTGGCGCTGGCGCTCGGCAACTTCCTCGGCATTCTCACCGTGCCGTGGATCTTCGCGGCGCTCGCGGTTCTCGGCACCGCGACGGCGTTCGAGAGCCCGGCGACGGCCGCGATCCTGCCTGCCGTGGCGCCGCCCGGCCGCTTGCAGCAGGCGACGGCGCTCTCGACCGCAGGCAACCAGATGGCGACCATCGTCGGCCCGGCGCTGGGCGGTTTCGTCTACGCCATCTCGCCTGGCGTGCCCTATGCGCTGATGACTGTGCTGTGGTTTCTCGCCTCGGTCATGACTCGGGCCATTCACTTCGAGCGGCCGGCGGTGCCGAAGGAGATGCCGACGCTCGGTGCGCTGTTCGGCGGGGTGCGGTTCGTGCGCGACAACCCGACCATCCTCGGCGTGATCTCGCTCGATCTGTTCGCGGTGCTGTTCGGCGGCGCCACGGCGCTGCTGCCGATCTATGCGCGCGACATTCTGCAAACCGGGCCATGGGGGCTCGGCCTGCTGCGGGCAGGGCCTGCGGTGGGCGCGCTGGCGATGACGGTCGTGCTCGCGCATCTGTCGATCAACCGCCGCGTGGGCCTGCGGATGTTTCAGGCGGTGATAGCGTTCGGTGTGGCGACCATCATCTTCGCGCTATCGACAAACCTCTGGCTGTCGCTGCTGGCGCTGGCGGCGATGGGCGCGGTCGATACCGTCAGCGTGGTGATCCGCTTCTCGCTGGTGCAGTTGTCCACGCCCGACGACATGCGCGGCCGGGTCGGCGCGGTGAACTATCTGTTCGTCAACGCCTCGAACCAGCTCGGCGAATTCGAGAGCGGCGTGGTGGCGGCCTGGCTCGGCGCGGTTCCGGCGGCGCTGCTCGGCGGCATCGCCACGATCCTGATCGCGCTGACATGGATGCGGCTGTTTCCGGCCTTGCGCAAGGTCGAACGATTGGAATGA
- a CDS encoding iron-containing alcohol dehydrogenase, translating to MPGFTFQSTKSLLMEPGASARIGELAKTLGCNSVLLVTDPGVMKAGLLQAGLKGLEQAGVAVTIFSEVEADPPVHVIERAVAMARAARADGVVAIGGGSSMDVAKLVALLAHGDEKLADIYGVGMVKGKRLPLILAPTTAGTGSEVTPISIVTTGENEKKGVVSPVLLPDWAVLDAELTLGLPAHVTAATGIDAMVHAIEAYTSKRLKNPMSDALAREALRLLGGNIRTVCRDGANIEARHNMLFGSMLAGMAFANAPVAAVHALAYPVGARFHVAHGLSNSLVLPQVLQFNAPAAEAHYARIADILVPGRSNGAASLVAWLAELPVELGLPTRLRDVGIKESDLDALAEDAMKQTRLLINNPREMTHTDALGIYRAAL from the coding sequence ATGCCGGGCTTTACGTTTCAATCGACCAAATCGCTCTTGATGGAGCCAGGCGCTTCCGCGCGCATCGGTGAACTGGCCAAGACGCTCGGCTGCAATTCTGTGCTGCTCGTCACCGATCCCGGCGTGATGAAAGCGGGGCTGCTGCAAGCCGGTTTGAAAGGACTGGAGCAGGCAGGCGTCGCCGTTACGATCTTTTCCGAGGTGGAAGCCGACCCGCCGGTGCATGTGATCGAGCGCGCAGTCGCAATGGCACGCGCGGCCAGGGCGGATGGCGTCGTCGCCATCGGCGGCGGCAGTTCGATGGATGTGGCGAAGCTCGTGGCGCTGCTGGCGCATGGCGACGAGAAGCTCGCGGATATCTACGGCGTCGGCATGGTGAAGGGCAAACGCCTGCCGCTCATTCTTGCGCCGACCACGGCGGGCACCGGATCGGAAGTCACGCCGATCTCCATCGTGACGACCGGCGAGAATGAGAAGAAGGGCGTGGTTTCCCCGGTGCTGCTGCCGGACTGGGCGGTGCTCGACGCCGAACTGACGCTTGGTCTGCCCGCGCATGTCACCGCCGCGACTGGCATCGACGCGATGGTTCATGCCATCGAGGCCTACACCAGCAAGCGGCTGAAGAACCCGATGTCGGACGCGCTGGCGCGCGAGGCGCTGCGGCTGCTCGGCGGCAACATCCGAACCGTCTGCCGTGACGGCGCGAACATCGAGGCGCGGCACAACATGCTGTTCGGCTCGATGCTCGCGGGCATGGCGTTTGCCAATGCGCCGGTCGCTGCCGTTCATGCGCTGGCCTATCCGGTCGGCGCGCGCTTCCATGTCGCGCACGGCCTGTCCAATTCGCTGGTGCTGCCGCAGGTGCTGCAATTCAATGCACCGGCCGCCGAGGCGCATTATGCGCGGATCGCCGACATTCTCGTGCCGGGCAGGAGCAATGGCGCGGCTTCACTGGTCGCATGGCTTGCGGAACTGCCGGTCGAACTCGGTCTGCCGACGCGGCTGCGGGATGTCGGTATTAAGGAATCCGATCTCGATGCGCTGGCGGAAGACGCGATGAAGCAGACGCGGCTCCTGATCAACAATCCGCGCGAGATGACGCACACTGACGCGCTCGGTATCTATCGTGCGGCGCTGTGA
- a CDS encoding class I adenylate-forming enzyme family protein yields MDTVLLQFGDDTTPARVAAGEFTVPPLEGAANLGLAFFDVARARGDHPAIVTEKGTFTYGWLLRAAESVRRYLCSRPDHAPGARVALKLANSPEYVAAYYGTLLADGVVVPLPVTLEPMRLRQIEDACNPDILIVPKNLAIEAADTVTLIADSAADIARPSPQRGRDDLAMLLFTSGSTGLPKGVMLSHGNLLSNAQSILHDLPITVDERALVLLPFCHAFGNSILQTHMLAGATMVFAGALMFPATIPQAIAKFDATSFSAVPEVYGMLMKYGRLGEQVMPSLRYMSVAGGGLRHDLSVQMADLIAPAAFYVMYGQSEAAARLAVLPPDQLKVREGSIGRALSGVELAVLDESGRALPQGEAGMLCARGPNVMLGYWQDDAASAEALSDGWLRTGDLARADADGYFYIAGRANLLVKVQGYRVHPAEIESVVEAAFPGVRAVAVPMQHAGETRFALFVAPQGGVAVDLAALRAVCQRELPSYKIPVHAEILEELPLTSGYKVDRAALTRRLPAG; encoded by the coding sequence ATGGACACCGTTCTTCTTCAATTCGGCGATGATACGACGCCCGCGCGCGTGGCTGCGGGCGAATTCACCGTGCCGCCGCTCGAAGGTGCCGCGAACCTCGGGCTGGCGTTCTTCGACGTCGCCCGCGCGCGCGGCGATCATCCGGCGATCGTGACGGAGAAGGGCACTTTTACTTATGGCTGGCTGCTGCGCGCCGCCGAGAGCGTGCGCCGCTATCTGTGCAGCCGGCCCGATCATGCGCCAGGCGCGCGCGTCGCGCTGAAACTCGCGAATTCGCCGGAGTACGTCGCGGCCTATTACGGCACGCTGCTGGCCGATGGCGTGGTGGTGCCGTTGCCGGTGACGCTTGAGCCGATGCGGCTGAGGCAGATCGAGGATGCGTGCAATCCCGATATCCTGATCGTGCCGAAAAATCTCGCGATTGAGGCGGCTGACACGGTGACGCTGATCGCGGACTCCGCCGCGGACATCGCGCGCCCATCGCCGCAGCGCGGGCGCGACGATCTGGCGATGCTGCTGTTCACCTCCGGCTCCACAGGTCTGCCGAAGGGCGTGATGCTGAGCCATGGCAATCTTCTGTCCAATGCGCAATCGATCCTGCACGATCTCCCGATCACGGTGGATGAGCGCGCGCTAGTGCTGCTGCCGTTCTGCCACGCGTTCGGCAATTCCATTTTACAGACACATATGCTCGCGGGCGCGACCATGGTGTTCGCGGGCGCGCTGATGTTTCCGGCGACGATCCCGCAGGCCATCGCCAAATTCGATGCCACGAGTTTTTCAGCGGTGCCGGAAGTCTACGGCATGCTGATGAAGTACGGCCGCCTCGGTGAGCAGGTGATGCCGTCTCTGCGCTACATGTCGGTCGCGGGCGGCGGATTGCGCCACGATCTTTCAGTGCAGATGGCTGATCTGATCGCGCCCGCTGCGTTCTATGTGATGTATGGCCAGTCGGAAGCCGCCGCGCGGCTCGCGGTGCTGCCGCCGGATCAGTTGAAAGTGCGCGAAGGCTCGATCGGCAGGGCGCTATCCGGCGTCGAACTGGCGGTGCTGGATGAATCCGGCCGGGCCTTGCCGCAGGGCGAAGCCGGGATGCTGTGTGCACGCGGCCCCAATGTCATGCTCGGCTACTGGCAGGATGATGCCGCGAGCGCGGAGGCGCTGAGCGACGGTTGGCTGCGCACCGGCGATCTCGCTCGTGCCGATGCGGACGGCTATTTCTACATCGCGGGCCGCGCCAACCTGCTCGTCAAGGTGCAGGGCTATCGCGTCCATCCCGCCGAAATCGAGAGCGTGGTGGAGGCGGCGTTTCCGGGCGTCCGCGCCGTGGCGGTGCCGATGCAGCATGCCGGGGAAACCCGCTTCGCGCTGTTCGTGGCACCGCAGGGCGGGGTGGCGGTCGATCTCGCGGCCCTGCGCGCGGTCTGCCAGCGCGAACTGCCGTCCTATAAAATTCCCGTGCATGCCGAGATTCTGGAAGAGCTGCCGCTGACATCCGGCTACAAGGTGGACCGGGCGGCGCTGACCCGGCGGCTGCCGGCCGGCTGA